A portion of the Streptomyces sp. NBC_00376 genome contains these proteins:
- a CDS encoding ABC transporter substrate-binding protein has product MPDLARPAAFALAAALLLTGCGADVPSRQEEKTAARNGDGHYPVTIENCGENKTYDKAPQRVVTNDVGITEIMFALGLEDHMAGYVMPEDKGDLTSVPWKDGYRKTKWLSKDRINKELVIDARADLVFAGWNYGFSEGDGFTPAELRRVGIDSYLLSESCRNGRGKARGVMAPLDALYTDLRNLGRIFDVEDRAESLVATFRKQVTEARAGAPKGADRPRVFLYDDGQDKPLTSGVYAGPHDIITKAGGDHIMKDLKDSWVTVGWETVVDRDPEVIVINDYGDTGAEQKKKFLKSYPPLANVSAVKNDRIFVLDYADLVESPRNPAAVGSLAAYLQKVTS; this is encoded by the coding sequence ATGCCCGACCTCGCACGCCCCGCCGCATTCGCCCTCGCGGCCGCCCTGCTCCTCACCGGCTGCGGTGCGGACGTTCCCAGCCGCCAGGAAGAGAAGACCGCTGCCCGGAACGGGGACGGCCACTACCCGGTGACCATCGAGAACTGCGGAGAGAACAAGACGTACGACAAGGCCCCGCAGCGCGTGGTCACCAATGACGTCGGCATCACCGAGATCATGTTCGCGCTCGGACTTGAGGACCACATGGCGGGCTATGTGATGCCCGAGGACAAGGGCGACCTCACCTCCGTTCCCTGGAAGGACGGCTACCGGAAGACCAAGTGGCTCTCCAAGGACCGGATCAACAAAGAACTGGTCATCGACGCCCGCGCCGATCTGGTCTTCGCCGGATGGAACTACGGATTCAGCGAAGGAGACGGATTCACCCCCGCCGAACTCCGGCGGGTGGGCATCGACTCGTACCTGCTGAGCGAGTCGTGCCGCAACGGCCGGGGGAAGGCTCGCGGCGTGATGGCACCACTCGACGCGCTGTACACCGATCTGCGGAACCTGGGCAGGATCTTCGATGTCGAGGACCGTGCGGAAAGCCTCGTCGCGACGTTCCGGAAGCAGGTGACCGAAGCGCGGGCCGGGGCACCGAAGGGCGCCGACCGCCCACGGGTCTTCCTCTACGACGACGGGCAGGACAAGCCGCTGACCTCCGGTGTCTACGCCGGACCGCACGACATCATCACCAAGGCGGGCGGTGATCACATCATGAAGGACCTCAAGGACAGCTGGGTCACCGTGGGCTGGGAGACCGTCGTCGACCGCGATCCCGAGGTGATCGTGATCAACGACTACGGTGACACCGGTGCGGAGCAGAAGAAGAAGTTCCTGAAGTCCTATCCGCCGCTGGCCAACGTGTCGGCCGTCAAGAACGACCGGATCTTCGTTCTCGACTACGCGGATCTGGTGGAAAGCCCACGCAATCCGGCGGCCGTCGGCTCACTTGCCGCATATCTGCAGAAAGTGACCTCCTGA
- a CDS encoding precorrin-2 C(20)-methyltransferase, whose protein sequence is MSEQKTGRLYGVGLGPGDPALMTVRAVEIIAEADVIAYHSARHGRSIARSIAAKHIRADHVEEPLVYPVTTETTDHPGGYRGAMEEFYAEAAACLAAHLDAGRTVAVLAEGDPLFYGSYMHMHKRLADRYPTEVIPGVTSVSAAAARLGTPLVEGEEVLTILPGTLPEEELTARLAATDAAVVMKLGRTFPAVRGAFEASGRLPEVRYVERATMAGERVGELAEVDAGSVPYFAVAVLPSRIGAPRPEGAPEGGEVAVVGTGPAGPLWLTPETRGVLAAADDLVGYTTYLDRVPVRPGQVRHGSDNKVESERAEFALDLARRGRRVAVVSGGDPGVFAMATAVLEVASQDEYAQVPVRVLPGVTAANAAAARAGAPLGHDYATISLSDRLKPWEVIAERLRAAATADLVLALYNPGSRSRTWQVGKARDLLLEHRSPDTPVVLGRDVGGPAESVRTVRLGDLDPAEVDMRTILLVGSSQTRWVERGDGRQIVWTPRRYPEG, encoded by the coding sequence GTGAGCGAGCAGAAGACGGGCCGGCTGTACGGGGTCGGGCTCGGCCCCGGTGATCCGGCTCTGATGACCGTACGCGCGGTTGAGATCATCGCCGAGGCCGATGTGATCGCCTATCACAGCGCCCGGCACGGGCGGTCCATCGCCCGGTCCATCGCGGCGAAGCACATCCGTGCCGACCATGTCGAGGAGCCGCTGGTCTACCCCGTCACGACGGAGACCACGGACCACCCGGGCGGCTACCGGGGGGCGATGGAGGAGTTCTACGCCGAGGCGGCGGCCTGTCTGGCGGCGCACCTCGACGCCGGGCGGACGGTCGCCGTGCTGGCCGAGGGCGACCCGCTCTTCTACGGCTCGTACATGCACATGCACAAGCGGCTCGCCGACCGCTACCCGACCGAGGTGATCCCGGGCGTCACCTCCGTCAGCGCGGCCGCCGCTCGGCTCGGCACCCCGCTCGTGGAGGGCGAGGAGGTGCTGACGATCCTGCCCGGCACGCTGCCGGAGGAGGAGCTGACCGCGCGTCTCGCCGCCACCGACGCGGCCGTGGTGATGAAGCTGGGCCGTACGTTTCCCGCGGTGCGCGGCGCCTTCGAGGCGTCCGGGCGGCTGCCCGAGGTGCGTTACGTGGAGCGCGCCACGATGGCCGGGGAGCGGGTGGGCGAGCTGGCCGAGGTCGACGCCGGCTCGGTGCCGTACTTCGCGGTCGCGGTCCTGCCCAGCCGGATCGGGGCGCCGCGTCCCGAAGGTGCCCCTGAGGGTGGCGAGGTGGCCGTGGTGGGTACCGGCCCGGCCGGTCCGCTGTGGCTGACCCCCGAGACGCGCGGAGTGCTGGCCGCCGCCGACGACCTGGTCGGCTACACCACGTATCTGGACCGGGTGCCGGTGCGGCCGGGGCAGGTGCGTCACGGCTCGGACAACAAGGTCGAGTCGGAGCGTGCCGAGTTCGCCCTCGATCTGGCCCGGCGCGGGCGGCGGGTGGCCGTGGTGTCGGGCGGCGACCCCGGGGTCTTCGCCATGGCGACGGCCGTCCTCGAAGTGGCGTCGCAGGACGAGTACGCGCAGGTCCCGGTGCGGGTGCTGCCGGGGGTGACGGCGGCCAACGCCGCCGCCGCGCGGGCGGGTGCGCCATTGGGCCACGACTACGCGACGATATCGCTCTCCGACCGGCTCAAGCCGTGGGAGGTGATCGCGGAGCGGCTGCGCGCCGCCGCGACGGCGGATCTGGTGCTCGCGCTGTACAACCCTGGTTCGCGCAGCCGGACCTGGCAGGTCGGCAAGGCCCGTGACCTGCTGCTCGAACACCGCTCGCCGGACACGCCCGTGGTCCTCGGCCGGGATGTCGGCGGGCCCGCCGAGAGCGTGCGGACCGTGCGCCTGGGCGATCTCGACCCCGCCGAGGTCGACATGCGCACGATCCTGCTCGTCGGGTCCTCGCAGACCCGCTGGGTCGAGCGCGGTGACGGGCGGCAGATCGTCTGGACGCCCCGCCGCTATCCGGAGGGCTGA
- a CDS encoding cobalt-precorrin-5B (C(1))-methyltransferase, which translates to MGEIEGGRSAQLKHTGLRPGWTTGACATAAATAAYTALLTGDFPDPVTITLPKGQTPAFALAVEELAEERATAGVVKDAGDDPDVTHGALVRATVRRLPPGSGVVFRAGPGVGTVTLPGLPLDVGEPAINPVPRQLIRDHIARVAAEHRGAGDVEVTVAVDHGEEIARSTWNPRLGILGGLSILGTTGVVVPYSCSAWIDSIRRGVDVALAAGHTHVAGCTGSTSERTVVSEYGLPEIALLDMGDFAGAVLKYIRRHPVDRLTVCGGFAKLSKLAAGHLDLHSGRSQVDKPFLAGLARRGGADEALAAEVAVANTGLAALQLCLARGVPLGDLVAVAARDEALSVLRGAPVAVDVICIDRAGTVVGRSEVR; encoded by the coding sequence ATGGGTGAGATTGAGGGCGGACGCAGCGCCCAGCTGAAACACACCGGTCTGCGGCCCGGCTGGACCACCGGCGCCTGTGCGACGGCGGCGGCCACCGCCGCGTACACGGCCCTGCTGACGGGCGACTTCCCCGACCCGGTGACGATCACCCTACCCAAGGGGCAGACGCCCGCCTTCGCGCTCGCGGTGGAGGAGCTGGCCGAGGAGCGGGCGACGGCCGGGGTGGTCAAGGACGCCGGCGACGACCCCGATGTGACGCACGGCGCCCTCGTCCGGGCCACCGTGCGGCGGCTGCCGCCCGGCTCGGGTGTGGTGTTCCGGGCCGGGCCCGGAGTGGGCACGGTCACCCTTCCCGGGCTGCCGCTCGACGTCGGTGAGCCGGCGATCAATCCCGTGCCGCGTCAGTTGATCCGCGACCACATCGCACGGGTCGCCGCGGAGCACCGGGGGGCGGGGGACGTGGAGGTCACCGTCGCGGTGGACCACGGCGAGGAGATCGCCCGCTCCACGTGGAACCCGCGCCTCGGCATCCTGGGCGGTCTGTCGATCCTCGGCACGACCGGTGTGGTGGTGCCGTACTCCTGCTCGGCGTGGATCGACTCCATCCGCCGCGGTGTGGATGTGGCCCTGGCCGCCGGGCACACCCACGTGGCCGGGTGCACGGGTTCCACCTCGGAGCGGACCGTGGTGTCCGAGTACGGGCTGCCGGAGATCGCACTGCTCGACATGGGCGACTTCGCGGGCGCGGTCCTCAAGTACATCCGCCGTCATCCGGTGGACCGGCTCACGGTCTGCGGCGGGTTCGCGAAGCTGTCGAAGCTCGCCGCCGGCCACCTCGACCTGCACTCGGGCCGGTCGCAGGTGGACAAGCCGTTCCTGGCCGGGCTGGCCCGGCGCGGTGGTGCGGACGAGGCCCTGGCGGCCGAGGTGGCGGTCGCGAACACGGGACTCGCGGCGCTCCAGTTGTGCCTCGCGCGGGGTGTTCCGCTCGGGGACCTGGTGGCCGTGGCGGCGCGGGACGAGGCGCTGTCGGTGCTGCGGGGCGCGCCGGTCGCCGTCGACGTCATCTGCATCGACCGGGCGGGCACGGTCGTCGGGCGCAGCGAAGTGCGCTGA
- a CDS encoding FecCD family ABC transporter permease, whose protein sequence is MATPLDRKPAVPLRTSRAAAGPAPPRRVSLPLLLATLCAVLLVSLVCGAGIGASGLSWGEVLHCLWAGLTGGRIAPDQVPAYTIVWELRFPRAVLAAVVGAGLASIGVAVQAMVRNALADPFVLGISSGAAVGANAVLIFGAFGALGIWALSTAAFLSALLAMMLVYAIARTARGLTPLRLVLTGTAMYYGFSAVTTFMVFAAERGEAARSAMMWMLGSLGGATWSSVPIAAGAVFGGLAHLAWSARRLNALAMGDETAAALGVDAGRLRKELFLVSAAVTGAVVAVSGAIGFVGLMVPHAVRLLVGADHRRLLAVAPLAGAVLLIWVDILSRVLLAPAELPVGVLTAVIGVPCFVLLMRRRSYTFGGA, encoded by the coding sequence GTGGCCACACCCCTCGACCGCAAACCCGCCGTGCCTCTGCGCACCTCCCGCGCCGCGGCCGGGCCCGCGCCGCCCCGGCGCGTGTCGCTGCCACTGCTGCTGGCCACCCTGTGCGCCGTGCTCCTGGTCTCGCTCGTCTGCGGGGCGGGGATCGGGGCGTCGGGGCTCTCCTGGGGCGAAGTGCTGCACTGCCTGTGGGCCGGGCTGACCGGCGGCCGGATAGCCCCCGATCAGGTACCGGCGTACACCATCGTCTGGGAACTGCGCTTTCCGCGCGCCGTGCTGGCCGCGGTCGTCGGGGCCGGACTCGCGTCCATCGGCGTCGCCGTGCAGGCCATGGTCCGCAACGCCCTCGCCGACCCGTTCGTCCTCGGCATCTCCTCGGGCGCGGCCGTCGGTGCCAATGCCGTGCTCATCTTCGGCGCCTTCGGCGCGCTGGGCATCTGGGCGCTCTCCACGGCGGCGTTCCTCTCCGCGCTCCTCGCCATGATGCTGGTGTACGCGATCGCACGCACCGCCCGCGGTCTGACCCCGCTGCGGCTCGTCCTGACGGGCACCGCGATGTACTACGGCTTCTCGGCCGTCACCACGTTCATGGTGTTCGCCGCCGAACGTGGCGAGGCCGCCCGCTCCGCGATGATGTGGATGCTCGGCAGCCTCGGCGGCGCCACCTGGTCCTCCGTGCCGATCGCGGCGGGGGCCGTGTTCGGCGGCCTCGCCCACCTCGCCTGGTCGGCGCGCCGGCTCAACGCCCTGGCCATGGGCGACGAGACCGCCGCCGCACTGGGCGTGGACGCGGGACGGCTGCGCAAGGAGCTCTTCCTGGTCTCCGCGGCCGTCACCGGGGCGGTCGTCGCGGTGAGCGGCGCGATCGGCTTTGTCGGCCTGATGGTGCCGCACGCCGTCCGGCTGCTGGTCGGCGCCGACCACCGCCGGCTGCTGGCCGTCGCACCACTGGCGGGCGCCGTTCTGCTGATCTGGGTGGACATCCTCTCCCGTGTGCTGCTCGCGCCCGCCGAACTGCCGGTGGGCGTGCTCACCGCGGTCATCGGCGTGCCGTGCTTCGTACTGCTGATGCGCCGCCGCTCCTACACGTTCGGAGGCGCGTGA
- a CDS encoding ABC transporter ATP-binding protein, with protein MRIDIDALTVEIAGARLVEDATLGAGEGQLVGLVGPNGSGKSTLLRCVYRALRPSSGTVRLGGEDLYAMSAREGARLLAALPQEAVAEFDFTAAEVVAMGRLPHQRSMGRTTDEDRLVCETALADVGARHLAERGFLTLSGGEKQRVLIARALAQRPRLLVLDEPTNHLDIAQQLEVLALVRRSGLTVLTALHDLNLAALHCDLLHVIDNGRIVASGAPHDVLTPALLAEVFGVRAHRVPHPETGAVQLLFDRLRPARSDS; from the coding sequence ATGCGGATCGACATCGATGCCCTGACGGTCGAGATCGCCGGCGCACGGCTGGTGGAGGACGCCACGCTGGGAGCGGGGGAGGGGCAGCTCGTCGGCCTGGTCGGCCCCAACGGCAGTGGGAAATCAACCCTTCTGCGCTGCGTCTACCGGGCGCTGCGCCCCTCCTCGGGGACGGTGCGGCTCGGCGGCGAGGACCTGTACGCCATGAGCGCGCGCGAAGGGGCCCGCCTGCTTGCCGCACTGCCCCAGGAGGCGGTCGCCGAGTTCGACTTCACGGCCGCCGAGGTCGTGGCGATGGGTCGGCTGCCGCACCAGCGGTCGATGGGCCGCACCACCGACGAGGACCGGCTGGTGTGCGAGACCGCCCTGGCGGACGTCGGCGCACGCCACCTCGCCGAGCGCGGCTTCCTCACACTCTCCGGCGGCGAGAAACAACGGGTGCTGATCGCCCGCGCACTGGCCCAGCGCCCCCGGCTGCTGGTGCTCGACGAACCGACCAACCACCTGGACATCGCACAACAGCTGGAAGTGCTGGCCCTGGTCCGCCGCAGCGGACTGACCGTCCTCACCGCGCTGCACGACCTCAACCTCGCCGCACTCCACTGCGACCTGCTCCATGTCATCGACAACGGCCGGATCGTCGCGTCCGGCGCCCCGCACGACGTGCTCACCCCCGCGTTGCTGGCCGAGGTCTTCGGCGTACGGGCACACCGCGTCCCGCATCCGGAGACCGGCGCCGTACAGCTGCTCTTCGACCGCCTCCGCCCCGCACGATCCGACTCCTGA
- the cbiE gene encoding precorrin-6y C5,15-methyltransferase (decarboxylating) subunit CbiE, producing the protein MTLAPPEQPAPPAVTVVGIGADGWAGLPEAARTELVDAQVLIGGERQLGLLPPSCRGQRLPWPSPLRPAVPGLLAAHAGSRIAVLASGDPMFYGIGRALTEVLGTDALRILPHPSSVSYACARIGWPVEDTEVVTLVGRPAARLAAALHDGRRVLVLSADAATPAAVAGLLCEQGFGPSRLRVLEQLGGAGEACLEGTADHWPHPPGDPLNIIAIDCRRTPEALRLGAVPGLPDTAYEHDGQLTKRHVRAATLGVLAPAPGELLWDIGGGSGSIAIEWMRTHPSCRAITVERDPQRAGRIARNADRLGVPALRVLTGPAPGILAQLPTPDAVFIGGGLTVPGLLETCWDALPPGGRLVANTVTLESEALLAEAHRTHGGELVRLAVAHAVPVGGFTGWRQAMPVTQWSVRKPLTSPQAAHSATEPAQHPGDNS; encoded by the coding sequence GTGACTCTCGCACCACCCGAACAACCCGCCCCACCTGCGGTGACCGTCGTGGGAATCGGCGCCGACGGATGGGCGGGACTGCCCGAAGCGGCGCGCACGGAGCTCGTCGACGCACAGGTCCTCATCGGCGGCGAGCGGCAGCTCGGCCTGCTCCCGCCGTCCTGCCGGGGACAACGGTTGCCGTGGCCCTCGCCGTTGCGGCCCGCCGTCCCCGGCCTGCTCGCCGCGCACGCCGGGAGCAGGATCGCCGTGCTCGCCAGCGGCGACCCCATGTTCTACGGCATCGGCCGGGCCCTCACCGAAGTGCTCGGCACCGATGCGCTGAGGATCCTGCCCCACCCGTCCTCGGTGTCCTACGCCTGTGCCCGGATCGGCTGGCCGGTGGAGGACACCGAGGTCGTCACCCTGGTCGGCCGCCCCGCCGCCCGGCTGGCCGCCGCCCTGCACGACGGCCGGCGGGTCCTGGTCCTGAGCGCGGACGCCGCCACCCCGGCCGCGGTGGCCGGGCTGCTGTGCGAACAGGGCTTCGGGCCGAGCCGGCTGCGCGTGCTCGAACAGCTCGGCGGAGCGGGCGAAGCCTGCCTGGAGGGCACCGCCGACCACTGGCCGCACCCACCGGGCGACCCGCTGAACATCATCGCGATCGACTGCCGGCGCACCCCCGAGGCCCTGCGCCTCGGCGCCGTACCCGGTCTGCCGGACACGGCGTACGAACACGACGGACAGCTCACCAAGCGGCACGTCCGGGCCGCGACGCTCGGTGTGCTCGCACCCGCCCCCGGCGAACTCCTGTGGGACATCGGCGGAGGCTCGGGATCCATCGCCATCGAATGGATGCGGACCCACCCCTCCTGCCGCGCGATCACCGTGGAACGCGACCCGCAACGCGCCGGGCGCATCGCACGCAACGCCGACCGGCTCGGCGTGCCGGCCCTGCGCGTGCTCACCGGACCGGCCCCCGGCATCCTGGCCCAACTGCCCACGCCCGACGCCGTGTTCATCGGTGGCGGGCTGACGGTTCCCGGCCTGCTCGAGACCTGCTGGGACGCGTTGCCGCCCGGCGGGCGACTGGTCGCCAACACGGTCACGCTGGAGTCCGAGGCGTTGCTCGCCGAGGCGCACCGCACACACGGCGGCGAACTGGTCCGGCTGGCGGTCGCGCACGCCGTGCCGGTCGGCGGGTTCACCGGCTGGCGGCAGGCCATGCCCGTCACCCAGTGGTCCGTACGCAAACCCCTGACCAGTCCCCAAGCGGCACACTCGGCAACCGAGCCCGCGCAACACCCAGGAGACAACTCATGA
- the cobM gene encoding precorrin-4 C(11)-methyltransferase yields the protein MTVYFIGAGPGAADLITVRGARTLASCQVCLYAGSLVPRELLAECPPDARLVDTAQLDIDQIAAELLAAHEAGHDVARLHSGDPSVFSAVNEQMRRLDEARVPYEVVPGVPAFAAAAAALKRELTVPTVGQTVILTRIAHRATAMPKGEDLATLGRSGALIVLHLAARYVDRVVEELLPHYGADCPAAVVAMASRPDEIVLRGTLDDIAGQVKAAGVIRTAVIMVGRTLGAEQFRDSHLYSPARERHVC from the coding sequence ATGACCGTGTACTTCATCGGCGCGGGCCCGGGGGCCGCCGACCTGATCACCGTGCGCGGCGCCCGCACCCTCGCCTCCTGCCAGGTGTGTCTGTACGCGGGCAGCCTGGTGCCCCGGGAACTGCTCGCCGAATGCCCCCCGGACGCCCGCCTGGTGGACACCGCGCAGCTCGACATCGACCAGATCGCCGCCGAGCTGCTGGCCGCGCACGAGGCCGGTCACGACGTGGCCCGGCTGCACTCGGGCGACCCCTCGGTGTTCAGCGCGGTCAACGAGCAGATGCGCCGGCTCGACGAGGCCCGGGTGCCCTACGAAGTGGTGCCCGGCGTACCCGCGTTCGCGGCCGCGGCGGCGGCGCTCAAGCGGGAACTGACCGTGCCGACCGTCGGCCAGACCGTCATCCTCACCCGGATCGCCCACCGCGCGACCGCGATGCCGAAGGGCGAGGACCTGGCCACCCTGGGCCGCAGCGGCGCCCTGATCGTGCTGCACCTCGCCGCCAGGTACGTGGACCGCGTCGTCGAGGAACTGCTGCCGCACTACGGGGCCGACTGCCCGGCCGCCGTGGTGGCGATGGCCTCCCGCCCGGACGAGATCGTGCTGCGCGGAACCCTCGACGACATCGCCGGGCAGGTGAAGGCGGCGGGCGTGATCCGCACCGCCGTCATCATGGTCGGCCGCACCCTGGGCGCCGAGCAGTTCCGCGACAGCCACCTCTACTCGCCCGCACGCGAACGCCACGTCTGCTGA
- a CDS encoding precorrin-8X methylmutase, translating into MHQYEKDGPAIYRQSFATIRAEADLAGLPADVSQVAVRMIHACGMVDLVRDLAFTPDAVARARAALRAGAPILCDVAMVASGVTRKRLPADNEVVCTLSDPSVPGLAKELGTTRSAAALELWRDRLEGAVVAVGNAPTALFRLLEMIEEGAPRPAAVIGVPVGFIGAAESKDALAAHPSGLEHLIVRGRRGGSAIAAAALNAIASEEE; encoded by the coding sequence GTGCACCAGTACGAGAAGGACGGACCGGCGATCTACCGCCAGTCCTTCGCCACGATCCGTGCCGAGGCGGACCTCGCGGGGCTGCCCGCCGATGTGAGCCAGGTCGCGGTCCGCATGATCCACGCCTGCGGGATGGTCGACCTCGTCCGCGATCTCGCTTTCACCCCGGACGCGGTCGCCCGCGCCCGTGCCGCGCTGCGGGCCGGCGCACCCATCCTGTGCGATGTGGCGATGGTCGCCAGCGGTGTGACCCGCAAGCGGCTGCCCGCGGACAACGAAGTGGTGTGCACCCTCTCCGACCCGTCGGTGCCCGGCCTGGCGAAGGAACTGGGCACCACCCGCAGCGCCGCCGCCCTGGAGCTGTGGCGGGACCGGCTGGAGGGTGCGGTCGTGGCTGTCGGGAACGCGCCGACCGCCCTGTTCCGGCTGCTGGAGATGATCGAGGAGGGCGCGCCCCGCCCCGCCGCCGTCATCGGTGTGCCGGTCGGCTTCATCGGTGCCGCCGAGTCCAAGGACGCCCTGGCGGCGCACCCGTCCGGGCTGGAGCATCTGATCGTACGGGGCCGTCGCGGCGGCAGCGCCATCGCTGCCGCCGCCCTCAACGCGATCGCCAGCGAGGAAGAGTAG
- the cobG gene encoding precorrin-3B synthase, with protein MLAAMPPPATSPSLPADASARGRGDACPGTLRLHGADDGALARVRLPGGLLTAVQADALGAVAESLGDGELHLTSRGNVQLRGLGGDCGGELAVRLGEAGLLPSARHERIRNIVASPLSGLDGRGARDVGPWLRALDELLCAGDRTAGLSGRFLFVLDDGRGDVDALGGDVTLLAQDGGAALLRIGTDRTVVRIPGAQAPQAALMAAEVFLERASGTGAWRVRDLPGGAGPLLDEVVRRLREEGSGAASTEDRDCPPGSDGPAPGVVTGPHDGAALSVGIPLGRFTPAQWRTLTETARHGGRGELRLTPWRGVVVPGVERRRASGLLDDLGATGLVVGPDSPWTGVGACIGRPGCAKSLADVRGRAAAVVGPVGLLPVYWSGCERRCGHPRGEWVDVVATPDGHRISLVRGEERGAPVNVPDRPGVLAAAVAAARGTRG; from the coding sequence GGTGACGCCTGTCCCGGCACGCTGCGGCTGCACGGGGCGGACGACGGCGCTCTGGCCCGGGTCCGGTTGCCCGGTGGTCTGCTGACCGCGGTGCAGGCGGATGCGCTGGGGGCGGTGGCGGAGAGCCTGGGCGATGGTGAGTTGCATCTCACTTCGCGCGGCAATGTCCAGTTGCGCGGGCTGGGCGGGGACTGCGGTGGCGAACTGGCCGTCCGGCTGGGCGAAGCGGGGCTGCTGCCCTCCGCCCGCCACGAGCGGATACGCAACATCGTGGCCTCGCCGCTGTCGGGGCTCGACGGCCGGGGGGCGCGGGACGTCGGACCGTGGCTCCGGGCGCTGGACGAGCTGTTGTGCGCGGGCGACCGGACGGCCGGGCTGTCGGGCAGGTTCCTGTTCGTGCTCGACGACGGTCGTGGCGATGTGGACGCGCTGGGCGGCGATGTGACGCTGCTGGCGCAGGACGGCGGCGCGGCGCTGCTGCGGATCGGCACGGACCGGACCGTGGTGCGGATACCCGGCGCGCAGGCGCCGCAGGCCGCCCTCATGGCGGCCGAGGTCTTTCTGGAACGGGCGTCGGGCACCGGTGCCTGGCGCGTGAGGGATCTGCCCGGCGGCGCCGGCCCGCTTCTCGACGAGGTCGTACGGCGGTTGCGGGAGGAGGGCTCCGGCGCCGCCTCCACCGAGGACCGAGACTGCCCGCCGGGCTCGGACGGTCCCGCCCCGGGCGTGGTGACCGGCCCGCACGACGGGGCCGCGCTGTCCGTCGGCATCCCGCTGGGGCGCTTCACCCCGGCGCAGTGGCGGACCCTGACGGAGACGGCCCGGCACGGTGGGCGTGGCGAATTGCGGCTGACACCGTGGCGCGGGGTCGTCGTACCGGGGGTGGAGCGGCGGCGGGCGTCTGGGCTGCTGGACGATCTGGGGGCCACCGGCCTCGTCGTCGGGCCCGACTCCCCCTGGACCGGGGTCGGTGCCTGTATCGGCCGGCCCGGCTGCGCGAAGTCGCTGGCCGATGTGCGGGGCCGGGCGGCGGCCGTGGTGGGGCCCGTGGGCCTGCTGCCGGTGTACTGGTCCGGTTGCGAACGCCGGTGCGGCCATCCCCGCGGCGAGTGGGTCGACGTCGTCGCCACCCCCGACGGGCACCGGATCTCCCTCGTACGGGGCGAGGAGCGGGGTGCCCCCGTGAACGTCCCCGACCGCCCCGGCGTGCTCGCCGCGGCGGTGGCCGCGGCCCGCGGTACGCGCGGCTGA
- a CDS encoding cobalt-precorrin-6A reductase — protein sequence MHVLVLGGTTEARRLAELLVEVVPAGALTSSLAGRVAGPRLPPGEVRIGGFGGADGLAAWLRTHQVDALIDATHPFAGTISFNAAAAAAAAHVPLLAVRRPGWVPGEGDDWHPAGSLAEAAAALPALGRRVFLTTGRMGLAAFAGLDELWFLMRSVDAPEAPYPARMEVLLDRGPFTLDGERELIRRHRIDVVVTKDSGGAATAPKLAAAREARIPVVVVRRPPVPQGIPVVEGPEAAVAWLRAHILHGS from the coding sequence ATGCATGTACTCGTACTCGGCGGAACGACGGAGGCCCGCCGCCTCGCCGAGTTGCTGGTGGAGGTGGTCCCGGCCGGCGCGCTGACGAGTTCGCTCGCCGGACGCGTGGCCGGCCCGAGGCTGCCGCCCGGCGAGGTCCGCATCGGCGGTTTCGGAGGAGCCGACGGGCTCGCCGCATGGCTGCGTACCCACCAGGTGGACGCGCTCATCGACGCCACCCATCCTTTCGCCGGGACGATCAGTTTCAACGCGGCCGCTGCCGCCGCTGCCGCCCATGTTCCCCTGCTCGCCGTACGGCGGCCCGGGTGGGTGCCCGGTGAGGGCGACGACTGGCACCCGGCCGGTTCCCTCGCCGAGGCCGCGGCGGCGCTGCCGGCGCTGGGCCGACGGGTGTTCCTCACGACCGGACGGATGGGACTGGCCGCCTTCGCGGGACTCGACGAGCTGTGGTTCCTGATGCGTTCGGTGGACGCCCCCGAAGCCCCGTACCCCGCCCGCATGGAGGTGCTGCTCGACCGGGGCCCGTTCACCCTGGACGGGGAACGCGAACTGATCCGCCGTCACCGCATCGACGTCGTCGTCACGAAGGACAGCGGCGGCGCCGCCACTGCCCCCAAACTCGCCGCGGCCCGCGAGGCGCGGATCCCGGTGGTGGTGGTGCGACGGCCCCCCGTGCCCCAGGGCATCCCGGTCGTCGAAGGCCCGGAAGCGGCCGTCGCCTGGCTCCGCGCACACATCCTGCACGGCAGCTAA